The following are from one region of the Halorussus rarus genome:
- a CDS encoding flippase, which produces MTKGLLRSFLSVFFGRVGELIIGMSVTPILVRILGSSKYGDYAFVMSIFSFLFVFVEAGIFDGLRKHISESHDKHDWRSQVFGFYFKLAAVWSITIALLLIIAVVSGLVEKVFGSRSPVYVLFIALLILGEQSFSVVRATLMGFKLESYSESLRVLRNLVSGAVGLTLAFSGFGLVGVFTGEVLGVVIVSFVGFMLVAGRISLRTIVEPSPDYLPRKQFLSFNTYGILLNFLMLSLFQVDILVIQANVGSSATGYYKAALVVTELLWFAPMAVQMVFLQSASRLWSQGETSRITLLSARGTRYTLLFTLLLAIGIAALAEPFVSLYFGSEFDNAVTPLLLLIPGTVCFAVVRPIIAIGQAKGNLRPLVYATGVAAVINGGLNLLLVPEFEIIGAATATTIGYSLMLICQVYTAWNLGFDPVANIRFGRVALTASLSGFLIYGTTILISSELLSLVIVPPFGLIVYSGLALKTRALDWEEVVESLEKLPAVSQRG; this is translated from the coding sequence ATGACTAAGGGCCTCCTACGGAGTTTTCTTTCTGTCTTCTTCGGTCGGGTCGGCGAACTTATCATTGGGATGAGCGTAACCCCTATACTTGTACGAATCCTCGGGAGTTCGAAGTACGGCGACTATGCGTTCGTAATGTCCATATTCTCGTTTCTCTTTGTCTTTGTTGAAGCGGGTATCTTCGACGGACTTCGGAAGCATATCTCTGAGTCTCACGACAAACACGACTGGCGCTCTCAGGTGTTCGGCTTCTATTTTAAACTTGCAGCAGTATGGAGTATCACGATTGCGTTGCTCTTGATAATTGCAGTCGTATCCGGGTTAGTAGAAAAAGTGTTTGGTAGCCGATCCCCGGTATACGTCCTCTTCATTGCCCTCTTGATTCTTGGGGAGCAATCATTTAGCGTCGTCAGAGCGACACTTATGGGTTTCAAATTGGAGTCCTACTCTGAGTCACTTCGGGTTCTTCGAAATCTCGTTTCCGGTGCAGTTGGTCTCACTCTCGCGTTCTCTGGTTTCGGACTAGTCGGCGTCTTTACCGGGGAGGTACTCGGAGTGGTCATCGTCTCGTTCGTCGGATTCATGCTCGTTGCAGGTCGTATTTCCCTTCGAACGATTGTCGAGCCGTCCCCAGATTACCTCCCTCGGAAGCAGTTCTTATCATTCAACACATACGGTATCTTACTCAACTTCCTCATGTTGTCTCTTTTTCAGGTAGACATTTTAGTAATACAGGCAAACGTTGGAAGCAGTGCTACGGGATATTATAAGGCTGCGCTGGTCGTTACCGAACTTCTCTGGTTTGCTCCGATGGCGGTTCAGATGGTCTTCCTCCAGTCAGCCTCTCGGCTCTGGTCGCAAGGAGAAACCAGTCGAATTACGTTGCTTTCCGCTCGCGGCACTAGATACACGCTTTTGTTCACGCTGCTCCTCGCTATTGGTATCGCTGCCTTGGCTGAACCGTTCGTCTCTCTCTATTTCGGCTCCGAGTTCGACAACGCTGTAACACCGCTGTTATTGCTTATTCCTGGAACTGTCTGTTTCGCTGTCGTCCGCCCCATTATCGCTATCGGACAAGCGAAAGGTAACCTACGCCCACTCGTCTATGCGACCGGTGTCGCAGCCGTCATCAATGGAGGACTGAACCTACTTCTCGTCCCCGAATTCGAAATAATCGGTGCGGCAACTGCTACAACAATCGGATATAGTTTGATGTTGATATGCCAAGTCTATACGGCATGGAACCTCGGATTCGATCCGGTGGCAAACATTCGATTCGGGCGAGTCGCGCTGACAGCGTCGCTGAGCGGATTTCTCATTTATGGAACGACGATACTCATTTCCTCAGAGCTGCTCTCGCTCGTAATCGTTCCCCCTTTTGGCCTCATAGTGTACTCCGGACTCGCTCTCAAAACGAGGGCTCTCGACTGGGAAGAGGTCGTTGAATCCCTGGAAAAGTTGCCAGCAGTGAGCCAGCGCGGTTAA